Proteins encoded together in one Streptomyces roseifaciens window:
- a CDS encoding MBL fold metallo-hydrolase — translation MMARIEHLVTSGMFALDGGVWEVDNNVWIVGDDREAVVIDAAHDAEAIAGAVGDRRLVAILCTHAHNDHIDAAPELAARTGAPVLLHPDDRMLWDQTHPDTAPDGDLTDGQVLSVAGVELKVLHTPGHSPGGVCLYAPALGTVFTGDTLFHGGPGATGRSFSDFPTIIDSIRKRLLSLPPDTVVRTGHGESTTVDGEAPALPEWIARGH, via the coding sequence GTGATGGCCCGCATCGAACACCTCGTCACGTCCGGCATGTTCGCCCTGGACGGCGGCGTCTGGGAGGTCGACAACAACGTCTGGATCGTGGGCGACGACCGGGAGGCCGTCGTCATCGACGCGGCCCACGACGCCGAGGCGATCGCAGGGGCGGTCGGCGACCGCCGGCTCGTCGCGATCCTGTGCACCCACGCGCACAACGACCACATCGACGCGGCGCCGGAGCTCGCGGCGCGCACGGGCGCTCCGGTCCTGCTCCACCCGGACGACCGGATGCTGTGGGACCAGACCCACCCGGACACCGCGCCCGACGGGGACCTGACGGACGGCCAGGTGCTGTCCGTGGCGGGCGTCGAGCTGAAGGTGCTGCACACCCCCGGCCACAGCCCCGGCGGCGTCTGCCTGTACGCGCCGGCGCTGGGCACGGTCTTCACCGGCGACACCCTCTTCCACGGCGGGCCGGGCGCGACGGGCCGGTCCTTCTCGGACTTCCCCACCATCATCGACTCGATCCGCAAGCGCCTGCTGTCGCTGCCGCCGGACACGGTGGTGCGCACGGGCCACGGGGAGAGCACGACGGTCGACGGCGAGGCCCCGGCCCTGCCGGAGTGGATCGCGCGCGGGCACTGA
- a CDS encoding S-(hydroxymethyl)mycothiol dehydrogenase: MAQEVRGVIARGKGDPVRVETILVPDPGPGEAVVKIQACGVCHTDLHYREGGINDEFPFLLGHEAAGVVESVGAGVTEVAPGDFVILNWRAVCGQCRACLRGRPWYCFNTHNAKQRMTLTDGTELSPALGIGAFAEKTLVAAGQCTKVDPAAAPAAAGLLGCGVMAGLGAAINTGQVGRGDSVAVIGCGGVGNAAVAGARLAGAAKIIAVDLSDAKLEQAKALGATHTVNSTSVDAVEAIRSLTGGFGADVVIDAVGRPETYRQAFYARDLAGTVVLVGVPTPEMKLELPLLDVFGRGGALKSSWYGDCLPSRDFPMLIDLYLQGRLDLDAFVSETIALDGVEEAFHRMEKGEVLRSVVLMPTAEASSHATPTAAPGTV, translated from the coding sequence ATGGCGCAAGAAGTACGCGGTGTCATCGCACGAGGCAAGGGCGATCCCGTGCGGGTCGAGACGATCCTCGTCCCGGACCCGGGCCCGGGCGAGGCCGTCGTGAAGATCCAGGCGTGCGGGGTGTGCCACACCGACCTGCACTACCGGGAAGGCGGGATCAACGACGAATTCCCGTTCCTCCTCGGCCACGAGGCCGCCGGTGTGGTCGAGTCGGTCGGTGCCGGAGTGACCGAAGTGGCTCCGGGCGACTTCGTGATCCTCAACTGGCGCGCGGTCTGCGGCCAGTGCCGGGCGTGTCTGCGCGGCCGCCCCTGGTACTGCTTCAACACGCACAACGCCAAGCAGAGGATGACGCTGACGGACGGCACGGAGCTCTCGCCCGCGCTGGGCATCGGGGCGTTCGCGGAGAAGACGCTGGTGGCCGCCGGGCAGTGCACCAAGGTCGACCCCGCCGCGGCGCCCGCGGCCGCCGGCCTGCTGGGCTGCGGCGTGATGGCCGGCCTGGGCGCGGCCATCAACACCGGCCAGGTGGGCCGGGGCGACTCGGTCGCGGTCATCGGCTGCGGCGGCGTGGGCAACGCGGCGGTCGCCGGGGCCCGGCTGGCCGGCGCCGCGAAGATCATCGCGGTGGACCTCTCCGACGCCAAGCTGGAGCAGGCCAAGGCCCTGGGCGCCACGCACACCGTCAACTCCACCTCCGTGGACGCCGTCGAGGCGATCCGGTCGCTGACCGGGGGCTTCGGCGCCGACGTCGTCATCGACGCGGTCGGCCGCCCGGAGACGTACCGCCAGGCCTTCTACGCGCGTGACCTGGCCGGCACCGTGGTGCTGGTGGGCGTGCCCACGCCGGAGATGAAGCTGGAGCTGCCGCTGCTGGACGTCTTCGGGCGCGGCGGCGCCCTGAAGTCCTCGTGGTACGGCGACTGCCTGCCCTCCCGCGACTTCCCCATGCTGATCGACCTCTACCTGCAGGGCCGCCTCGACCTCGACGCGTTCGTCAGCGAGACGATCGCGCTGGACGGGGTGGAGGAGGCGTTCCACCGGATGGAGAAGGGCGAGGTGCTGCGCTCGGTGGTGCTGATGCCGACGGCGGAGGCCTCGTCCCACGCGACGCCGACGGCCGCGCCGGGGACCGTGTGA
- a CDS encoding LysR family transcriptional regulator, with translation MELRHLEHFVAVAEEQHFTHAAERLRVAQSGVSASVRALERELGAELFLRTTRRVGLTDAGRALLVEARRTLACAAAAREAVAAVQGLMGGTLSVGTEQCMGTVDAAALLASFHALHPQVEVHMEQAGSGRLLEQVRRGELDVAFVVHDGFHEGVRLRPVAEEPLMLLCRADHPLAGLSGPVPLARLAGEVFVDLHPDWGARRAADLAFADAGVARKVALQVNDVYTLLDLVSRGLGAAVVPRPVTVKEQARGLSAVPLEGPTLWKVAVAVPAAGKPTAAARALLAMTDQENC, from the coding sequence ATGGAACTCAGACACCTCGAACACTTCGTCGCCGTCGCGGAGGAGCAGCACTTCACGCACGCGGCGGAACGGCTGCGGGTGGCGCAGTCGGGGGTGTCGGCCTCGGTGCGGGCCCTGGAACGGGAGCTGGGCGCCGAGCTGTTCCTGCGCACGACGCGGCGCGTGGGACTGACGGACGCCGGGCGGGCGCTGCTGGTGGAAGCGCGGCGGACGCTGGCGTGCGCGGCGGCGGCCCGGGAGGCCGTCGCGGCGGTGCAGGGGCTGATGGGCGGCACGCTCTCGGTGGGGACCGAGCAGTGCATGGGCACCGTGGACGCCGCCGCGCTGCTGGCCTCCTTCCACGCGCTGCACCCGCAGGTGGAGGTGCACATGGAGCAGGCGGGCTCGGGCCGGCTGCTGGAGCAGGTGCGGCGCGGCGAGCTCGACGTGGCGTTCGTCGTGCACGACGGCTTCCACGAGGGGGTGCGGCTGCGGCCGGTCGCGGAGGAGCCGCTGATGCTGCTGTGCCGGGCGGACCACCCGCTGGCCGGCCTCAGCGGGCCGGTCCCCCTGGCGCGGCTGGCCGGGGAGGTGTTCGTGGACCTCCACCCGGACTGGGGCGCCCGCCGGGCCGCCGACCTCGCGTTCGCCGACGCGGGCGTGGCCCGGAAGGTCGCGCTGCAGGTCAACGACGTCTATACGCTGCTCGACCTCGTCTCGCGCGGCCTGGGCGCGGCGGTCGTGCCGCGCCCGGTGACGGTCAAGGAGCAGGCGCGCGGGCTCAGTGCGGTGCCGCTGGAGGGGCCGACGCTGTGGAAGGTGGCCGTGGCCGTGCCGGCGGCGGGCAAGCCGACCGCGGCCGCCCGTGCGCTGCTGGCCATGACTGATCAGGAGAACTGTTGA
- a CDS encoding dienelactone hydrolase family protein — MAELVDLSELSVRYGGAPGLHGHLARPPGEEPRPGVVVLFEAAGADAVNRRLNERMAEAGYLALMPDLYRGRSPYRCLVPAMRSLMSGRGPVYGDIEAARQRLLADPGCTGKVGVIGFCMGGGFALVLAGRGGYDAASANYGRPPDDLETAMRGACPVIASYGAKDRAFRGYADPLRNALERAGVPHDVEVYPDAGHSFFNHADNVPLLMRPVMRAVMGIGPEPASAADAWRRIEAFFAEHLAAD; from the coding sequence ATGGCCGAACTCGTTGATCTGTCGGAGCTCAGCGTCCGGTACGGCGGGGCCCCCGGGCTTCATGGCCACCTCGCGCGGCCCCCGGGGGAGGAACCCCGGCCGGGCGTGGTCGTCCTCTTCGAAGCGGCGGGCGCCGATGCGGTCAACCGCCGGCTCAACGAGCGGATGGCCGAGGCGGGTTACCTGGCGCTGATGCCCGATCTCTACCGCGGCCGGTCCCCCTACCGCTGCCTGGTGCCGGCGATGCGGTCGCTGATGTCCGGCCGCGGCCCGGTGTACGGGGACATCGAGGCCGCCCGGCAGCGGCTGCTGGCCGACCCCGGCTGTACGGGCAAGGTCGGCGTCATCGGGTTCTGCATGGGCGGCGGCTTCGCGCTCGTCCTGGCGGGCCGGGGCGGGTACGACGCGGCCTCGGCCAACTACGGGCGGCCGCCGGACGACCTGGAGACGGCGATGCGGGGCGCGTGCCCGGTGATCGCCAGTTACGGTGCGAAGGACCGGGCTTTCCGGGGCTACGCGGACCCGCTCCGGAATGCGCTGGAGCGTGCGGGCGTCCCCCACGACGTCGAGGTCTACCCGGATGCCGGGCACTCGTTCTTCAACCACGCCGACAACGTGCCGCTCCTGATGCGGCCGGTGATGCGCGCGGTCATGGGCATCGGCCCGGAGCCGGCGTCGGCCGCGGACGCGTGGCGGCGCATCGAGGCGTTCTTCGCGGAGCACCTGGCCGCGGACTGA